A window of the Virgibacillus pantothenticus genome harbors these coding sequences:
- a CDS encoding GNAT family N-acetyltransferase, whose protein sequence is MKTITKQAAKKIVKWKYEPPYSMYNMTNDLENIQELTDGSYFAVYHNYELVGYFCYGANAQVPSGMHKGLYLNQNLLDIGLGLRPDLTGKRKGYHFLNTGLTFGELNYGLSSFRLSVATFNQRAINLYKKAGFSDVATFMNKNGDKEVEFIVMVK, encoded by the coding sequence GTGAAGACAATCACTAAGCAAGCTGCCAAAAAAATTGTGAAATGGAAATATGAACCGCCATACTCCATGTATAATATGACGAATGACCTTGAAAATATACAAGAATTAACCGATGGATCATACTTTGCAGTTTATCACAATTATGAATTAGTTGGCTATTTTTGTTATGGAGCAAATGCGCAAGTTCCTAGTGGAATGCATAAGGGATTATATTTAAACCAAAATTTACTTGATATTGGGCTTGGGTTAAGACCAGATCTAACTGGGAAAAGGAAAGGGTACCATTTTCTAAATACTGGTTTAACCTTTGGGGAATTAAACTATGGGTTATCTTCTTTTAGGTTAAGTGTCGCCACATTTAACCAAAGAGCAATAAACCTCTATAAAAAAGCTGGATTTAGCGATGTAGCAACATTTATGAATAAGAACGGTGATAAAGAAGTTGAGTTTATTGTAATGGTGAAATAA